ATGGGCTCGGTGACCTGCTTGGCGAGCCGGAAGCCGATCCAGGACGAGAAGAGCACGCTCGCCAGCGTCACCATCGCGAGCAGCATCAGCATGCTGCCCTGGAACGTGCCCTTGTTCGGCTGCAGCCGTTCGTACGCCTCGCGGGCGGCGCGGATCGCGGAGACGCGTTTGCCGATCGCGCGGGGCAGGAAGCGGTTCACGACCACCACACCGACGATCTCGCCCGCCTCGTCGCGGCGGACCGGCACCACGGAGCGCACCAGCTCGCCCGGGCCCGCGCCCTCGACGACGCTGCGCTCCTCGCCGTCGAGCCCGGCCCGGATCAGCGCGGAGCTGGCGGCCTCGAACGCCACCACGGCAACCTCGGGGTGGGTCGCCGTGGCGAGAGCGTCGAGCTTGTCGTCGAAGACCTCGACCACGCCCAGGCCGTACTCGGCCTGCTTCTCCGAGACCAGGCGCTGCAGCGCGGCGGACGACCCGTCTCGGAGCAGGTCGCGCTCGCCGAGCACGCCGGCGATCCGGCGCGCGAAGAACAGCGAGGACTGCTCCGCCTCGGCGTAGTAGGTGTCGGCGACCTCGACCGACTGCCCCAGGCTCTCGGAGAGCTCGAACTCGAACCAGATGTTGACGGCTCGCGACACCAGCAGCGCCGAGAGCACGAAGAGCGCCGACGACGACAGCGCCGTCGCGAAGACGAACGAGATCACGAAGCGCGCGTTCAGCCGCGAGCCGAAGCGCCCGGTGCGCCGATCGATGAAGAGCTTCACCGCGTTGCGCGCGAGCAGGAAGACCAGCAGCCCGATCAGGATGACGCTCGCGTGCACCAGAGCGAGCAGAAGCGTGTCGCT
This Deltaproteobacteria bacterium DNA region includes the following protein-coding sequences:
- a CDS encoding HAMP domain-containing protein encodes the protein MKAARNGSEQKIDERPGLPAPERRRRRRDWRLAALAFVVVAVLLAVEQALITRSKLLPIGSDTLLLALVHASVILIGLLVFLLARNAVKLFIDRRTGRFGSRLNARFVISFVFATALSSSALFVLSALLVSRAVNIWFEFELSESLGQSVEVADTYYAEAEQSSLFFARRIAGVLGERDLLRDGSSAALQRLVSEKQAEYGLGVVEVFDDKLDALATATHPEVAVVAFEAASSALIRAGLDGEERSVVEGAGPGELVRSVVPVRRDEAGEIVGVVVVNRFLPRAIGKRVSAIRAAREAYERLQPNKGTFQGSMLMLLAMVTLASVLFSSWIGFRLAKQVTEPIERLAFATAEVGAGNLDVRVQQGGRDEIAQLVAGFNRMATDLSLNREDLERRRAQMEIILRG